The following DNA comes from Ooceraea biroi isolate clonal line C1 chromosome 11, Obir_v5.4, whole genome shotgun sequence.
aacttgtcattaaaattaacgtgaaatatttttttgcgaTACTTTATATTGCAAAGGCTGCtcacaattatatttaaacgtTCATTGCATTTTTAGCACGGAGATTAGAGAGCCGTTGGCCTTAATTTATCCCTCATCGAACACGACGAGCGCATCTATGGaaattgaaacaaaatattgaaacTTGTCCCATTTTTACCGAGAATAATATGTGCAGTATCGAAGTTGCAGTAATTTTCAACCGCGTCGACCAACAAAAGCTCATAAATCGTGCTGGTGCAACGCTTATTTCCCTCGAAGGAGTGTTCTTGCGCTTCCGTTcaaaagaacagaaatttCCCGAGCTCACGTGAGCATTATGTCACACCTTTGCTACAAATAGCTATTGTAATTCGTATCAAAATTAAGATTTTCACATCCGTGATACTCATCTTCGCTGGCTAACGGCGTTACTttgatttcctctttttctgtACGGTTCGGGTCAATAGTCACGTATTGACGGAAATTCCAAATACATCCATATAAttcgataatgataattatatatataaatataaatatataattagcaCGAACAAGTATAATTAATACGAACCAGCAATACGGTATAATGTCATATAATGTCGTAGACAAGCAATCGGaaatgcacgcgcgtgcgtCAATAAAATCAGGGCTTGAAACCGGTACATTTCGGTGAGTTCAATGCTCGATGTCGCAGCAGAAAAGGTGCACCTCGCACCAATTGTTACGGCATATATTCGACCGTACAAATCATTTTAtcgtatcaattattaatccTTCGTACACGTAACACATCaattcatgaatatttatagaatattatattatagaatatttttgataaacaaTAAATCTACATAAATCGAATTCTGTCTGATAGttgaattaaaaacaaatcatcgaaaattaaattaaaaaatccatAATTTGCAATGTTCACTACAGTCGCGGATatttcgtaaattataatcataaaaatagtttaatttaatttgacatTTAAAACGCTTCTTACAAAATCAGTACAATTTCATTGATTGAATATcaattctaataaataataaatatcactctaataaagttaatagtactctaataaataataaatattcatattgcGCAGCATCGAGCGCCGAAGTCGCGGCCCTGctaaacgaagaaaacaaaaCTCGTACTCACTGAAGAAGGCGGTGGTCCTCGAGGATGCTGCGGGGTTCGCGAGGACGGTCGAGCGTGCCTCTAGTTCCTGGGTCTTCCGGCTTCTCCCTTGAACTTACCTAGGGACAAGCTGCGAGGAGAGACTTCGCTGTCGCAGACAACGATGAGAAGTACGACGACAGCGATCAAGGGCCGATAGTGTGTAGCGCAGTGGCGGATCCGACGAATCCGATGAGGTGCCGGGGAAGGAATGAACTGGCGGACGGTCGCGATGAGCCGGTATATAGTCGGCCCACATTCCTCGGTGGTACGAGTAACCTAAATTCCTCCCACCGGCGCGGGGCATCATCCTCTCTCGTCAGGTGGACGTCGGGCTCCTCCGCTCCGGGTGGGATCATCACCCCACCTGAATGTCggcccgtcgtcgtcgacgttgcGGTGTGCATGTCGCTCTCGCCGTACCACCGACACCGTACACAGTTCACGCCACGGTAATCCTCCACCTTCGTCATTATtctcctgctcctcctcctcctccctttACCACCATTACCTCCTCGTTGTAATTGTCGTCTTTGCCCCCTCACCTCGATCAAGCCAGATCGGCGATGCTCATCGATGATCTCGAAAACTCTGCCGGCAGGGCGATCCTCGACAACTGCAATCCGCTGCGGTCGCTGCGTCCTGCGGCCAGAGGAAAAAGGAGTGAACTCATTGAGCGGACATGACCGGCGGGGTTACTCCGCTTCGGATGAACGTTACTGGAGTTACCTGGAGTGGATCGTGTCATCGAATGCATCGTAGACATCTTTTTGCGAGCACGATGATTGCTTGTATGATCCGAGTCGATCTGTTTCTCGTCGTGCGTCGACTCTCAGCATTCTGGTGGAAGCGAATATCTGTATTAATATCGACTTGAGCTTTGTCCAAGTGCTAAGCTTCGGGAGATCGAGAGATGGATCGACACTTGACCCTCCTTTGACCGCGCTAAATGTGCCTCGCGCAATTTCGACATTATACGGAGGAACGTACGCGGCAGTGTTTTTGTTTTCCAACCGCGGGCTAGCGTGCGATAAATTGAGGATTTGAATGCTACTCACGTTACGTATTTACTTTGCTATTTAACGCAGGCAGAGATGTATGCcattctcttctctcttttctctctctctctctctctcgaggcGCTCTGCTGCTGGGCATCGGATAACATGCTGCGTTTGAATCCGGGGAAAACCAAGGCAATGATTCTCGGTTCTGCCAGGTACGTAAACTCACTCGACCTGAGTACAATTCCACCTATCAGAGTGAGCGATTCTGTCGTTGAATTTGTTACCTCGGCTAGGAATTTAAGGATTTACATCGCGCCAACTCTCAGCTGGCGCGAAACGGTTACTGCAACGTGCAATAAGATTTACCGCACACTCTATCAGCTGAGAACTAATAGTGGTTGCCTCCCGCTTTGCTTGAGGAAGGCACTGATCAACTCGCTGATCTATCCTCAGCTTGATTACTGTTCGGTGGTCATGTCCGATATAACTGGGGTGGAGAATACGAGACTCCAGCGAGCTTTAAACGCCTGTGTGCGTTTCGTTTTTGGCGCGAGGAGGGATGAGCATATCA
Coding sequences within:
- the LOC113562969 gene encoding uncharacterized protein LOC113562969, whose translation is MLRLNPGKTKAMILGSARYVNSLDLSTIPPIRVSDSVVEFVTSARNLRIYIAPTLSWRETVTATCNKIYRTLYQLRTNSGCLPLCLRKALINSLIYPQLDYCSVVMSDITGVENTRLQRALNACVRFVFGARRDEHITPYFRRAGWLKVHERRDYFIGGLMYEALRYRVPLHLSERPRYVTDARGNVATRVCGLDLVVPSCRTATYQSSFIVYGTRLWNSLPASLRGSASVPVFKRALYDHLLELSVH